From Ignisphaera aggregans DSM 17230, the proteins below share one genomic window:
- a CDS encoding conserved hypothetical protein (COGs: COG4697 conserved hypothetical protein~InterPro IPR018483~KEGG: cma:Cmaq_1620 hypothetical protein~SPTR: A8M9X2 Putative uncharacterized protein~PFAM: Uncharacterized protein conserved in archaea (DUF2139)): MTYSNLHLRRFIQHDEIGMGNNQFRCFYMAFHPVNGSFIVHEGNAGKIYMDGKLIYSYSLIGRAPRAGGDTHGAITWSRDLVFVGGWIKAPPGLLVSTDRTLARQDMREKYSHIHTVDENGKVELLWYRKWDDKIPPNHWYGEVTDLLYDGHEDVLYFSRADGYAELGLWRIYLSDRKVEWLIRNRTVYKMELKDDKIFATLFNPAHMENSAIAIYDIISNESRVIEEFEYALEPGRKVSIKRDGGQIVQIQNRLISFYGGAMIVSDPYRDRHMLYPFLEIVSPESERPAYIPGLRTQKVYPLGIPIIAVNPSEGLTEPALRTTFGLLIRVDPVVPQILSTTGFVSGMISDGEYLYLGTSYANHCPAYTYRTGDGGIFAIPIKDLFTKPWTPIRIWIFDGEYIQNNTGLFGWFGGIPLKGFTVKRLRIYVSQDIKMRIVEYDLLTKTSSDSIALLSGWNNIDLSQYYDMIAFSFDTNLNKVLAEIILEP; the protein is encoded by the coding sequence ATGACCTACAGTAATCTACATCTAAGAAGATTTATACAACATGATGAAATTGGTATGGGGAATAATCAGTTTAGATGTTTTTATATGGCTTTTCATCCTGTGAATGGATCATTTATTGTTCATGAAGGAAACGCTGGAAAGATTTATATGGATGGAAAGCTTATATATAGCTACAGTCTTATTGGTAGAGCACCTAGGGCTGGTGGAGATACTCATGGTGCTATAACATGGTCTAGGGATCTGGTTTTTGTTGGTGGATGGATAAAGGCACCACCAGGGCTGCTTGTATCTACGGATAGGACTTTGGCTAGACAGGATATGAGGGAGAAGTATAGCCATATACATACAGTTGATGAGAATGGTAAAGTTGAGCTTCTATGGTATAGGAAGTGGGATGATAAGATACCTCCAAATCATTGGTATGGTGAGGTTACAGATCTTCTATATGATGGCCATGAAGATGTTCTATACTTTTCTAGAGCTGATGGATATGCAGAACTTGGTTTATGGAGGATATATCTATCTGATAGAAAGGTTGAGTGGCTAATTAGGAATAGAACTGTGTATAAAATGGAGTTGAAAGACGATAAGATATTTGCCACATTATTTAATCCTGCTCATATGGAGAATTCTGCTATAGCTATATACGATATTATTAGCAATGAGAGTAGAGTTATCGAAGAATTTGAATATGCATTAGAACCTGGTAGAAAGGTATCTATAAAGAGAGATGGGGGGCAGATAGTTCAGATTCAGAATAGATTAATCTCATTCTATGGGGGTGCTATGATAGTTTCAGATCCATATAGAGATAGACATATGCTCTATCCATTCCTAGAAATTGTAAGTCCAGAATCAGAAAGACCTGCATATATACCTGGGCTTAGAACACAGAAAGTCTATCCCCTAGGAATACCTATTATAGCTGTAAACCCATCAGAAGGACTTACAGAACCAGCTCTAAGAACAACATTTGGACTTCTCATTAGAGTAGATCCTGTTGTGCCTCAAATACTATCGACAACAGGTTTTGTATCGGGAATGATTAGCGATGGAGAATATCTCTATCTAGGAACTTCATATGCAAATCACTGTCCAGCTTATACCTATAGAACAGGTGATGGAGGTATATTTGCCATACCTATAAAAGATCTATTCACAAAGCCTTGGACACCTATCAGGATATGGATATTCGATGGAGAATATATACAGAATAACACAGGTCTCTTTGGATGGTTTGGCGGTATACCACTAAAAGGCTTTACAGTAAAGAGGTTAAGGATATATGTATCACAAGATATAAAAATGAGAATAGTAGAATATGATCTACTGACAAAAACATCTAGCGACTCTATAGCTCTATTATCTGGATGGAATAACATTGATCTTTCACAATACTACGATATGATTGCATTTAGCTTTGATACAAATCTAAACAAGGTACTGGCAGAAATAATTCTTGAGCCATAA
- a CDS encoding extracellular solute-binding protein family 5 (COGs: COG0747 ABC-type dipeptide transport system periplasmic component~InterPro IPR000914~KEGG: tpe:Tpen_1676 extracellular solute-binding protein~PFAM: extracellular solute-binding protein family 5~SPTR: A1S0U1 Extracellular solute-binding protein, family 5~PFAM: Bacterial extracellular solute-binding proteins, family 5 Middle): protein MNSRYVFGLVIVLLPIIVSLMPIVNILSQQQLPREETVIFSTQWGTPSGFNPLIPNYAAGSNFLMYPLLFVYGPYTDDYVPYLADSFKWIDPYTLEITIKKDAYWWDGQPITADDVKFSFDIHKMCSTSSSYIWIYISGVDVVDPYTVRIHVNKSNVNYYRVIDVLTWLILPKHRWENLYNQMGCKIATDFKDDDPSQIVGGGPYRLLYYTANSWAYVRVDDWWGKKYFGLPAPKYVVHITPTSDEQVRLEWMQNNRDQMSHYVDRVWEILQADPTKGVFDNQACIANHTNCWWGGSVVFLAFNLEKYPFNDIRVRKALYYALLANNMEAIRKASETAYSGALMPPKLYPVPIIPGLERTERYLARDLVDSFLKEATIENAKKLLDEAGIVDRNGDGIRELPDGKPFRFSLMVVTGWVPTIGSATVFADWWRETLGIEVDVVNYDFSVVWNKVASGDYEAVWWLHSTRMGPSSPWVNFDVAMDIRLGTNPWSGPISRYNNSEVFDILDEIGRTWDDAKRVELYRKLQEIWLRDLPLLILGQDPHWYEYSEAYWYGWPNKERIEKYGAFYATSWDPGFLFVLFQLKPAREARPGEPPTIPDFLKPQNRVPASKFFELLAQTATATPTPSPSPSPSPTPIPGATTVVVTTTVVSTSTMATTVTVPTTVTTSTTVTQTVTEWTTTIILAIVLLIIGFAIGYFVIKPKK, encoded by the coding sequence ATGAATAGTAGGTATGTATTTGGTTTAGTAATAGTCTTACTACCAATAATAGTGAGTCTGATGCCTATAGTAAATATCTTATCACAGCAACAATTACCACGAGAAGAAACAGTCATATTCTCAACGCAATGGGGTACACCATCAGGTTTCAACCCATTGATACCAAACTATGCAGCAGGTTCTAACTTTCTAATGTATCCACTGCTATTTGTATATGGTCCATATACAGATGACTACGTGCCTTATCTTGCTGATAGCTTTAAGTGGATTGATCCATATACACTTGAGATAACTATTAAGAAAGACGCCTATTGGTGGGATGGACAACCTATAACTGCCGATGATGTTAAGTTCTCATTCGATATACACAAAATGTGTTCAACATCTAGTAGCTATATCTGGATATATATATCTGGTGTAGATGTTGTAGATCCATATACAGTTAGAATACATGTAAACAAATCCAATGTGAACTACTATAGGGTTATAGATGTATTGACATGGCTAATACTACCAAAACATAGATGGGAGAATCTATACAACCAAATGGGATGTAAAATTGCAACAGACTTCAAAGACGATGATCCATCACAAATCGTTGGAGGGGGACCATACAGACTATTGTACTATACAGCTAACTCATGGGCATATGTGAGAGTAGATGATTGGTGGGGCAAGAAATACTTTGGATTACCAGCACCAAAATATGTCGTACATATAACACCAACAAGCGATGAGCAGGTAAGACTAGAGTGGATGCAGAATAATAGAGACCAGATGTCACACTATGTTGATAGAGTATGGGAGATATTACAAGCAGATCCAACAAAGGGTGTATTCGATAACCAGGCATGTATAGCCAACCACACGAATTGTTGGTGGGGTGGAAGTGTTGTGTTTTTAGCATTTAACTTAGAGAAATACCCATTTAACGATATTAGAGTTAGAAAAGCTCTGTACTACGCATTACTTGCAAACAATATGGAGGCTATAAGAAAAGCTTCGGAAACGGCTTACTCAGGCGCTCTCATGCCACCAAAACTATATCCAGTGCCAATAATACCTGGTTTAGAGAGAACAGAGAGATACCTCGCTAGAGACCTTGTTGATTCATTTTTGAAGGAAGCAACTATTGAGAACGCCAAGAAGCTTCTAGATGAAGCAGGGATAGTAGATAGGAATGGAGATGGAATTAGAGAACTACCAGATGGAAAACCATTTAGATTCTCATTAATGGTTGTAACAGGCTGGGTACCTACTATAGGTAGTGCTACCGTATTTGCAGATTGGTGGAGAGAGACCCTTGGTATAGAGGTAGATGTAGTTAACTATGACTTCAGCGTTGTATGGAACAAAGTTGCTAGTGGTGATTATGAGGCCGTATGGTGGTTACACAGCACTAGAATGGGGCCCTCATCACCATGGGTGAACTTCGATGTTGCTATGGATATACGTTTAGGTACTAATCCATGGTCAGGTCCTATATCGAGATACAATAATTCAGAAGTATTTGATATACTAGATGAAATTGGTAGAACGTGGGATGATGCTAAGAGAGTGGAGCTCTATAGAAAGCTACAGGAGATATGGCTGAGAGACCTACCACTACTCATACTTGGACAGGATCCACACTGGTATGAGTATTCAGAGGCTTACTGGTATGGATGGCCTAATAAGGAGAGGATTGAGAAATACGGAGCTTTCTATGCAACAAGCTGGGATCCAGGATTCCTATTCGTATTATTCCAGCTAAAACCTGCTAGAGAGGCTAGACCAGGAGAACCACCAACAATACCAGACTTTCTAAAGCCTCAAAACAGAGTGCCAGCGTCAAAATTCTTTGAGTTATTGGCTCAGACAGCAACAGCTACTCCAACACCTTCACCATCTCCAAGTCCTTCACCTACACCTATTCCTGGTGCTACTACTGTTGTTGTAACAACTACTGTTGTATCTACATCAACTATGGCAACAACTGTTACAGTTCCAACAACAGTTACAACATCAACAACAGTAACACAAACAGTAACAGAATGGACAACAACAATAATACTAGCAATAGTACTACTAATAATAGGATTCGCAATAGGATACTTCGTAATAAAACCAAAGAAATAG
- a CDS encoding ABC transporter related (COGs: COG0444 ABC-type dipeptide/oligopeptide/nickel transport system ATPase component~InterPro IPR003439:IPR003593:IPR017871~KEGG: dth:DICTH_1948 oligopeptide ABC transporter, ATP-binding protein~PFAM: ABC transporter related~SMART: AAA ATPase~SPTR: B5YC95 Oligopeptide ABC transporter, ATP-binding protein~PFAM: ABC transporter; Oligopeptide/dipeptide transporter, C-terminal region) has translation MPLLEVRNLVKIYETGLIRRQYIRAVDNVSFDVNEGEIISLVGESGSGKTTTARMILRLIRPTSGVIKFMDRDIWKDLKTQRDLKWYWRNVNGVFQDPYASFNPTHRIRDVLLRVFNLFDVHIDEDTKIRTIEEALRFVGLRPEEVLERRPFELSGGMRQRILIARTIIIKPKLIVADEPTSMIDATLRIGILDILLKLREELKSSIIFITHDLGLATYVSDRILVMYKGKIVEEGTPEELLNNPKHEYTRSLLTAVPKLYSKWF, from the coding sequence ATGCCTTTGCTTGAAGTTAGAAATCTGGTTAAGATATATGAAACAGGTCTTATCAGGAGGCAATATATAAGAGCTGTAGATAATGTATCGTTTGATGTCAACGAAGGTGAAATAATATCACTTGTAGGTGAATCAGGATCTGGAAAAACAACAACAGCTAGAATGATACTGAGATTAATACGACCAACAAGTGGTGTTATAAAGTTTATGGATAGAGACATCTGGAAGGATCTGAAAACTCAAAGAGATTTGAAGTGGTATTGGAGAAATGTAAACGGTGTTTTCCAGGATCCCTACGCCTCATTCAACCCTACACACAGAATCAGAGATGTATTACTAAGAGTCTTCAACCTATTTGATGTACACATAGATGAGGATACAAAGATTAGAACCATAGAGGAGGCACTTCGTTTTGTCGGGCTAAGACCGGAAGAGGTATTGGAGCGTAGACCCTTTGAGCTATCTGGTGGTATGAGACAGAGGATACTTATAGCAAGGACAATCATAATAAAGCCCAAGCTTATAGTAGCAGATGAGCCTACAAGCATGATTGATGCAACTCTTAGGATAGGAATACTAGACATACTCTTAAAACTTAGAGAAGAATTGAAAAGCTCAATAATCTTTATAACACATGACCTTGGGCTAGCTACATATGTAAGCGATAGAATTTTGGTTATGTATAAAGGGAAAATAGTTGAGGAGGGAACACCAGAAGAACTCTTGAATAATCCGAAGCACGAATACACAAGATCTCTACTGACTGCTGTTCCCAAACTTTACAGCAAATGGTTTTAA
- a CDS encoding oligopeptide/dipeptide ABC transporter, ATPase subunit (COGs: COG0444 ABC-type dipeptide/oligopeptide/nickel transport system ATPase component~InterProIPR013563:IPR003439:IPR003593:IPR017871:IPR 010066~KEGG: tna:CTN_0667 oligopeptide ABC transporter, ATP-binding protein~PFAM: ABC transporter related; Oligopeptide/dipeptide ABC transporter domain protein~SMART: AAA ATPase~SPTR: B9K7B0 Oligopeptide ABC transporter, ATP-binding protein~TIGRFAM: oligopeptide/dipeptide ABC transporter, ATPase subunit~PFAM: ABC transporter; Oligopeptide/dipeptide transporter, C-terminal region~TIGRFAM: oligopeptide/dipeptide ABC transporter, ATP-binding protein, C-terminal domain): MALLDVERLRAYYMLRRGSVKAVDGIDMQIYEREIVGIVGESGCGKTTLARVLALDITPPLKLVDGRIVIDDIDVTQIPIPEARKRVSGTKVAIIPQAAMNALVPTLRVRDFIADVLKEKRGIEKKEAIELAKKRFEELNLPIRALDLYPFELSGGMRQRALIALATLLNPSILIADEPTSALDVSTQKTVLATLYEVYSKGFVKSIIFISHDIATVRQIATRIIVMYAGKIVEVGPTDEIIEKPLHPYTKLLMYSILTPEIQIRKRVDEVKHYRLVGEPPSLINPPQGCRFHPRCPFAMDICRKEELTMIEVEPRRYVSCWLYVKK, translated from the coding sequence ATGGCTCTACTAGATGTTGAGAGATTGAGAGCTTATTATATGCTTAGGAGAGGAAGTGTAAAGGCTGTTGATGGCATAGATATGCAAATATATGAGCGTGAAATTGTTGGAATTGTTGGAGAATCCGGCTGTGGTAAGACTACATTGGCACGTGTCTTGGCATTAGATATTACGCCACCTCTAAAGCTCGTAGATGGTAGAATCGTTATTGATGATATCGATGTTACACAGATACCAATACCAGAAGCAAGAAAAAGGGTAAGTGGAACAAAGGTAGCAATAATACCTCAAGCAGCTATGAACGCCCTTGTACCCACGCTTAGGGTGAGAGACTTTATTGCTGATGTCCTAAAGGAGAAGAGAGGTATTGAGAAGAAGGAAGCTATTGAGTTAGCCAAGAAAAGATTTGAGGAGTTGAATCTACCCATAAGAGCACTGGATCTATATCCATTTGAGTTGTCTGGAGGTATGAGACAGAGGGCATTGATAGCTTTAGCAACACTGCTAAACCCATCTATACTAATTGCAGATGAGCCTACCTCAGCACTAGATGTATCAACACAGAAGACAGTCCTTGCCACTCTATACGAAGTTTATTCAAAGGGTTTTGTCAAAAGCATAATCTTTATCTCACACGATATAGCAACCGTTAGACAGATAGCAACAAGGATAATCGTCATGTATGCAGGGAAAATTGTTGAGGTAGGACCCACAGATGAAATAATTGAAAAACCTTTACATCCATACACAAAATTATTGATGTACTCAATACTGACACCAGAGATACAGATCAGGAAACGTGTTGATGAAGTAAAACACTATAGACTGGTCGGAGAACCACCAAGCCTGATTAACCCTCCACAAGGTTGTAGATTTCATCCAAGATGTCCCTTTGCAATGGATATATGTAGAAAAGAAGAACTGACAATGATAGAGGTTGAACCTAGGCGCTATGTTTCGTGTTGGTTGTATGTAAAGAAGTGA
- a CDS encoding binding-protein-dependent transport systems inner membrane component (COGs: COG1173 ABC-type dipeptide/oligopeptide/nickel transport systems permease components~InterPro IPR000515~KEGG: tna:CTN_0666 oligopeptide ABC transporter, permease protein~PFAM: binding-protein-dependent transport systems inner membrane component~SPTR: B9K7A9 Oligopeptide ABC transporter, permease protein~PFAM: Binding-protein-dependent transport system inner membrane component) produces the protein MRIKIPGLLRNAKFLLGLSIFIAIVLTGVVGPGIYTISPRKIVGPRYTPPSSQYPLGTDALGRDVLAQLLHGIRGSLIVGATAGLMALSLALFLGTIAAVFGGIVDKIIMSISEIFIILPSILLMMILAAFLPPEAKNLWMVSLVIGVTSWGGWARGFRSRTLSILSAEFINLARLSGASRMSIIVRDIIPIISPYVLAAFAMLFSQAVMSEVGLTIIGIGMTRDVTLGLMLYFAQIYANISQGIWWTFVPPTIVIILIYLSLYSIAISLDEYFAPRLGSV, from the coding sequence ATGAGGATTAAGATCCCTGGACTACTAAGAAATGCAAAATTTTTGTTAGGGCTCTCGATATTTATTGCAATAGTCTTGACCGGAGTAGTAGGACCTGGAATATATACTATTAGTCCGAGGAAGATTGTTGGTCCAAGATATACACCTCCATCATCTCAGTATCCTCTTGGAACAGATGCTCTTGGGAGAGATGTCCTTGCACAACTTCTGCATGGGATCAGAGGCTCCCTCATTGTTGGAGCTACAGCTGGTTTGATGGCACTATCTCTAGCACTATTCCTAGGTACTATAGCTGCTGTGTTTGGCGGTATTGTTGACAAGATCATTATGTCTATATCCGAGATATTCATTATATTGCCATCCATACTACTCATGATGATTCTAGCTGCATTTCTTCCTCCAGAAGCCAAGAACTTGTGGATGGTATCTCTAGTCATAGGTGTTACCTCGTGGGGTGGATGGGCAAGGGGCTTCCGGTCAAGAACTCTAAGCATACTCTCAGCAGAGTTCATTAATCTTGCACGTCTATCAGGAGCATCTAGAATGAGTATCATAGTGAGAGACATAATCCCAATAATATCGCCCTACGTGCTAGCAGCATTTGCAATGTTATTCTCACAAGCAGTGATGTCTGAAGTGGGTTTGACTATCATAGGTATTGGGATGACCAGAGATGTTACACTAGGTCTTATGCTATACTTTGCACAGATATATGCAAATATTTCACAGGGTATTTGGTGGACATTTGTTCCACCAACAATAGTCATTATCCTGATATACCTATCGCTGTACTCCATAGCTATTTCACTCGATGAATATTTTGCACCAAGGCTAGGATCGGTGTAG
- a CDS encoding binding-protein-dependent transport systems inner membrane component (COGs: COG0601 ABC-type dipeptide/oligopeptide/nickel transport systems permease components~InterPro IPR000515~KEGG: dth:DICTH_1945 oligopeptide ABC transporter, permease protein~PFAM: binding-protein-dependent transport systems inner membrane component~SPTR: B5YC92 Oligopeptide ABC transporter, permease protein~PFAM: Binding-protein-dependent transport system inner membrane component) — MTLNPFVSFMIKRGAMALLTFTVALILIFLLPRIIPGNPLAITVYRIVSTAGTNPEQVKAVERMLMEYFQLNKPLHEQFFLFIRNLFRGYLGKSIMYFPLDVNDVIAMYLPWTLALVVPAVVLAWIVGNTIGVIAAMSRGKLVDKVLLPLLAVLQGTPPYVWAMYLILIFAIWLKIFPASGGWDPTLAPSPTTTFMVSFLHHYVLPFLSIFMVSLGGWGLSMRNIALQELTSDYMDYVRVLGLSQRKTFRYLFKSSALPQIVGLAIVLGWSFSGSLITEIVFNYPGIGRMLWGAIQSQDYPLIQGGFIIVIAAIILANYISELIFAVIDPRTRYAYGM, encoded by the coding sequence TTGACTCTTAATCCATTTGTTTCATTTATGATTAAGAGAGGTGCTATGGCTTTACTAACATTTACAGTTGCATTGATTCTAATATTCTTGTTGCCTAGAATCATACCAGGTAATCCATTAGCTATAACAGTATATAGAATAGTATCAACAGCTGGAACAAATCCAGAACAGGTTAAAGCTGTTGAGAGAATGCTTATGGAGTACTTCCAACTAAATAAACCACTACATGAACAGTTCTTTCTGTTTATAAGAAACTTGTTTAGGGGGTACTTAGGGAAATCAATAATGTACTTCCCACTAGATGTAAATGATGTTATAGCTATGTATCTTCCATGGACCTTAGCCTTAGTTGTACCTGCAGTAGTTCTTGCATGGATTGTTGGGAACACCATAGGCGTTATAGCTGCTATGAGTAGGGGAAAGCTCGTTGACAAAGTGTTGTTACCATTGTTGGCAGTACTACAAGGAACTCCACCATATGTATGGGCAATGTATCTAATTCTAATATTTGCTATATGGCTAAAAATATTTCCGGCAAGTGGTGGATGGGATCCCACGCTAGCACCTTCGCCTACAACAACATTTATGGTAAGCTTTCTGCATCACTATGTACTTCCATTCCTATCGATATTCATGGTCTCTCTAGGTGGCTGGGGTCTCAGTATGAGAAATATAGCTCTCCAGGAATTGACTAGCGACTACATGGACTATGTACGTGTATTGGGACTTTCACAACGTAAAACATTTCGCTATCTATTCAAATCATCTGCACTTCCACAGATAGTTGGACTAGCAATTGTGTTAGGGTGGAGTTTCTCGGGATCTCTGATAACAGAGATAGTGTTTAACTACCCCGGTATAGGAAGAATGTTGTGGGGCGCTATACAATCGCAGGACTACCCACTTATACAGGGAGGGTTCATAATAGTTATTGCAGCTATAATATTGGCAAACTATATATCGGAACTCATATTCGCTGTCATTGATCCTAGGACTAGATACGCCTATGGGATGTGA
- a CDS encoding Appr-1-p processing domain protein (COGs: COG2110 phosphatase homologous to the C-terminal domain of histone macroH2A1~InterPro IPR002589~KEGG: iho:Igni_0438 hypothetical protein~PFAM: Appr-1-p processing domain protein~SMART: Appr-1-p processing domain protein~SPTR: A8A9L9 Appr-1-p processing domain protein~PFAM: Macro domain): MSRDVGIFRLGNIVLKIVVGDITEFAGDAIVNPANTYGYMGGGVALAIKMRGGRAIEEEAIGQAPIPIGSAIITTGGALKVKAVIHTPTVVEPGGSSSPENVYRAARAAIKKAIENNFKTIAFPLMGAGIGGVSPKESAKAMVKAFEEFRDREVEVYLYIRDPDIVAVVAEACSK, from the coding sequence ATGTCTAGAGATGTAGGGATATTTAGGTTGGGAAATATTGTGCTTAAGATAGTTGTTGGTGATATAACAGAGTTTGCTGGTGATGCTATTGTTAATCCTGCTAATACATATGGCTATATGGGTGGAGGTGTTGCTCTAGCAATTAAAATGAGGGGAGGTAGAGCCATAGAGGAAGAAGCTATTGGACAAGCACCTATACCAATTGGAAGCGCTATTATAACAACAGGAGGTGCTCTAAAAGTAAAAGCAGTTATACATACACCAACAGTTGTTGAGCCAGGTGGGAGCTCCAGCCCTGAAAATGTATATAGAGCTGCAAGAGCTGCGATCAAAAAAGCAATTGAAAATAATTTTAAGACAATTGCATTCCCCCTAATGGGTGCAGGAATAGGTGGTGTATCGCCAAAAGAATCTGCTAAAGCTATGGTCAAAGCATTTGAGGAGTTTAGAGATAGAGAGGTAGAGGTGTATCTATATATAAGAGATCCAGATATTGTAGCAGTTGTTGCAGAGGCATGCTCTAAATAA